One region of Rana temporaria chromosome 9, aRanTem1.1, whole genome shotgun sequence genomic DNA includes:
- the LOC120914298 gene encoding class I histocompatibility antigen, F10 alpha chain-like, with protein MEMTPLILIILGVSGGYCDSHSLRYYYTGVSSPGSGLAVFSSVGYVDDKEISNYNSDTRQNLPKTEWMKKLGSEYWERNTQRGRSNEASFKYNVQTAMRRFNQTGGIHIVQLMYGCELRDDGTTEGYMQFIYDGREFMYLDTQNGIFIPNMNEAQITTQRWNSPEMREGERRKNYVENICIEWLKKHINNGREDLEKRVPPEVKVWGHRQSDDVTRLQCLVYGFHPRPVDVKWVRNGTDHIPSYEMTPILPHPDGTYQIRVSVEVPTREGDSYSCHVDHSSLEDETLSVIWDPNANSKDNMPIIISVVAVAVMLIFVSVIGFLVYRRKLSGKRLANPNIYVPAPNNEENSNSSNS; from the exons ACAGTCACTCTCTGCGGTATTATTACACTGGAGTCTCCTCTCCGGGATCCGGACTCGCTGTGTTCTCTTCAGTCGGATATGTGGATGATAAGGAGATATCAAATTATAACAGTGACACCCGACAGAATCTTCCCAAGACTGAGTGGATGAAGAAACTGGGATCTGAATACTGGGAGAGGAACACACAAAGAGGTCGGAGCAATGAGGCTTCTTTCAAGTACAATGTACAGACAGCGATGAGACGATTCAACCAGACTGGAG GGATCCATATTGTACAGTTGATGTACGGCTGTGAGCTGAGAGATGACGGCACCACTGAGGGGTATATGCAGTTCATATATGATGGGAGAGAATTCATGTATCTGGACACACAGAATGGGATCTTTATCCCGAACATGAATGAGGCTCAGATCACCACACAGAGATGGAACAGTCCGGAgatgagagaaggggagagaaggaagaattATGTGGAGAATATCTGTATAGAATGGCTGAAGAAACACATCAACAATGGGAGAGAAGATCTGGAgaagagag tgccCCCAGAGGTGAAGGTGTGGGGTCATCGTCAGTCGGATGATGTGACCAGACTCCAGTGTCTGGTGTACGGGTTTCACCCCCGACCTGTGGATGTGAAGTGGGTGAGGAATGGGACAGACCATATTCCTTCATATGAAATGACTCCAATTCTCCCCCATCCTGATGGCACCTATCAGATCAGAGTCAGTGTGGAAGTGCCAACAAGGGAGGGAGACTCTTACTCCTGTCATGTGGATCACAGCAGTCTGGAGGATGAGACCCTCAGTGTGATATGGG ATCCCAATGCAAACTCTAAGGACAATATGCCTATAATTATCAGTGTTGTTGCTGTTGCTGTAATGCTCATTTTCGTTTCTGTTATTGGATTCCTTGTATACCGGAGGAAACTTTCAG GCAAGAGGCTTGCTAATCCTAACATTTATGTACCAGCTCCCA ACAATGAAGAGAATTCTAACTCATCCAACAGCTGA